A window of Acidobacteriota bacterium contains these coding sequences:
- a CDS encoding MogA/MoaB family molybdenum cofactor biosynthesis protein, translating into MRVAVLTISDRSYHGERADKTGPAVAEAVRRLLPGASIVEQTILPDEKDDIEWNLKRIADTASADLVLTAGGTGLSPRDVTPQATQAIAGYEVPGIGELMRAATRAALPVAILSRQVAAVRERTLVVNLPGSPRGAVECLEAVADVLPHAVTTLRNEAGDTHPVRVERA; encoded by the coding sequence GTGCGCGTCGCCGTTCTGACGATCTCCGACCGCTCGTACCACGGCGAGCGCGCCGACAAGACGGGCCCCGCGGTCGCCGAGGCGGTTCGCCGCCTCCTGCCCGGAGCCTCCATCGTCGAGCAGACGATTCTTCCCGACGAGAAGGACGACATCGAGTGGAACCTCAAGCGGATCGCGGACACGGCGTCCGCGGACCTCGTCCTCACCGCAGGCGGCACCGGCCTGTCGCCCCGTGACGTGACGCCGCAGGCGACGCAGGCGATCGCCGGCTACGAGGTTCCCGGCATCGGCGAGTTGATGCGAGCCGCCACGCGCGCGGCGCTTCCGGTCGCAATCCTCTCGCGGCAGGTAGCCGCCGTGCGGGAGCGGACGCTCGTCGTGAACCTGCCGGGCTCGCCGCGTGGCGCCGTCGAGTGCCTCGAAGCGGTCGCGGACGTATTGCCGCACGCGGTCACGACTCTGCGCAACGAGGCGGGCGACACGCACCCGGTGCGCGTCGAGCGGGCCTGA
- a CDS encoding collagen-like protein, whose protein sequence is MAGGDVVLDTNGYYAPISVVNSLNTLTGDVTLAPGANISITPSGNTLTIAATGGGGATGPTGPTGATGATGPTGPTGATGATGVTGPTGPTGPTGSTGSTGATGPTGSTGATGPTGSTGVTGSTGVTGSTGATGPIGPTGSTGVTGSTGATGPTGPTGATGVTGSTGASGATGSTGGTGSTGARGATGPTGSTGVTGASGATGPTGSTGATGSTGATGLTGLTGSTGATGSTGATGPIGPTGSTGVTGASGATGPTGSTGVTGSTGPTGPTGSTGVTGASGATGPTGSTGVTGSTGATGPTGPTGSTGVIGASGATGPTGSTGPTGPTGSTGVTGASGATGPTGSTGVTGSTGATGPTGPTGSTGVAGASGATGPTGSTGATGASGATGPTGSTGVTGASGVTGPTGSTGVTGSTGATGPTGPTGSTGVAGASGATGPIGSTGATGASGPTGSTGVTGSTGATGPIGPTGSTGVTGSTGATGPTGSTGATGPIGPTGSTGVTGASGATGPTGSTGVTGSTGPTGPTGSTGVTGASGATGPTGSTGVTGSTGATGPTGPTGSTGVIGASGSDRTHGFDGPDGSNRLDWRHWRKRSNWTDGFDRRHGFDWCNGTDGPDRFNRCCWGRPGRPVRRALLAQAEQPGRPVRRASRVRLARRDRQG, encoded by the coding sequence ATGGCGGGTGGCGACGTCGTTCTGGACACGAACGGCTACTACGCACCCATTTCGGTCGTGAACAGCCTCAACACGCTCACCGGTGACGTCACCCTGGCTCCAGGCGCAAACATCAGCATCACGCCGTCTGGGAACACGTTGACGATCGCGGCGACGGGCGGGGGCGGGGCGACAGGGCCGACGGGGCCGACAGGCGCAACCGGCGCAACGGGTCCCACTGGTCCGACGGGTGCAACCGGAGCAACCGGTGTGACTGGCCCGACGGGTCCTACCGGGCCCACTGGCTCGACAGGATCGACTGGCGCTACCGGTCCGACTGGTTCAACAGGTGCGACCGGCCCGACTGGTTCCACGGGCGTCACGGGTTCGACTGGCGTCACTGGCTCAACTGGCGCAACGGGTCCGATTGGCCCGACTGGTTCGACTGGTGTTACTGGCTCAACTGGTGCGACGGGCCCGACAGGACCCACCGGCGCGACGGGCGTCACGGGTTCGACTGGCGCAAGCGGCGCGACCGGCTCGACCGGCGGCACGGGTTCCACTGGTGCGAGGGGAGCAACTGGGCCGACCGGCTCGACTGGTGTCACTGGCGCAAGCGGAGCAACCGGACCCACGGGTTCGACGGGCGCGACTGGTTCAACTGGCGCGACGGGCCTGACTGGGCTGACCGGTTCGACAGGTGCGACCGGCTCGACTGGCGCAACGGGTCCGATTGGCCCGACTGGCTCGACCGGCGTCACTGGCGCAAGCGGAGCAACTGGCCCGACTGGCTCGACCGGCGTCACGGGTTCGACTGGCCCGACGGGTCCGACCGGCTCGACCGGCGTCACTGGCGCAAGCGGAGCAACTGGGCCGACCGGTTCGACAGGCGTCACGGGTTCAACTGGCGCGACGGGCCCGACGGGTCCGACAGGTTCAACGGGCGTCATTGGCGCAAGCGGAGCGACCGGACCCACGGGTTCGACGGGCCCGACGGGTCCAACCGGCTCGACTGGCGTCACTGGCGCAAGCGGAGCAACTGGACCGACGGGTTCGACTGGCGTCACGGGTTCGACTGGTGCAACGGGACCGACGGGCCCGACAGGTTCAACGGGTGTTGCTGGCGCAAGCGGCGCGACCGGGCCGACCGGTTCGACGGGCGCTACTGGCGCAAGCGGAGCAACCGGGCCGACCGGTTCGACGGGCGTCACTGGCGCAAGCGGCGTGACCGGACCGACCGGCTCGACGGGCGTCACGGGTTCGACTGGTGCAACGGGACCGACGGGCCCGACAGGTTCAACGGGTGTTGCTGGCGCAAGCGGCGCGACCGGGCCGATCGGTTCGACGGGCGCTACTGGCGCAAGCGGGCCGACCGGTTCGACCGGCGTCACGGGTTCGACCGGCGCAACAGGTCCGATTGGCCCGACTGGTTCGACCGGTGTTACTGGCTCAACTGGCGCAACCGGACCTACCGGCTCGACTGGCGCAACGGGTCCGATTGGCCCGACTGGCTCGACCGGCGTCACTGGCGCAAGCGGAGCAACTGGCCCGACTGGCTCGACCGGCGTCACGGGTTCGACTGGCCCGACGGGGCCGACCGGCTCGACCGGCGTCACTGGCGCAAGCGGAGCAACTGGGCCGACCGGTTCGACAGGCGTCACGGGTTCGACTGGCGCAACGGGCCCGACGGGTCCGACAGGTTCAACGGGCGTCATTGGCGCAAGCGGGAGCGACCGGACCCACGGGTTCGACGGGCCCGACGGGTCCAACCGGCTCGACTGGCGTCACTGGCGCAAGCGGAGCAACTGGACCGACGGGTTCGACCGGCGTCACGGGTTCGACTGGTGCAACGGGACCGACGGGCCCGACAGGTTCAACAGGTGTTGCTGGGGGCGACCGGGCCGACCGGTTCGACGGGCGCTACTGGCGCAAGCGGAGCAACCGGGCCGACCGGTTCGACGGGCGTCACGGGTTCGACTGGCGCGACGGGACCGACAGGGCTGA
- the moaA gene encoding GTP 3',8-cyclase MoaA produces MDRTLVDGHGRRVTYVRISITDRCNLRCVYCMPEDQKFRPLPHLLTREEIRRSARLLHDFGVEKIRITGGEPTTRPDLVDIVRDLGEIGFPGGIALSTNGVLFPRMAHDLLAAGLTKVNVSLDAAEAEHFRKMARRDHYAPVRESIELALALPFHSVKVNAVVIRGFNDDQILPLAALTKDKKLGVRYIEFMPFGDNTWNESDWIGWREVWDRLAAAGFVLTPIEKTLVAGPADEYSVTSPAGSHTGSIGFITPVSDRFCDTCNRMRLTQDGFLKGCLFGHADVDILKPMRAGANDEEIAALIQRAATVKEERHPMFVGMDKAMLPLHARNMSEIGG; encoded by the coding sequence ATGGACAGGACCCTCGTCGACGGGCACGGCCGGCGCGTCACTTACGTCCGCATCTCGATCACGGACCGGTGCAACCTGCGCTGCGTCTACTGCATGCCCGAGGACCAGAAGTTCCGTCCCCTCCCGCACCTCCTCACGCGCGAGGAGATCCGCCGGTCCGCCCGCCTCCTGCACGATTTCGGCGTGGAGAAGATCCGGATCACCGGCGGCGAGCCCACGACGCGGCCCGACCTCGTGGACATCGTGCGCGACCTTGGTGAGATCGGCTTTCCGGGCGGCATCGCGCTCTCGACGAACGGCGTCCTCTTCCCGCGCATGGCGCACGACCTCCTCGCGGCGGGGCTCACGAAGGTGAACGTCTCGCTCGACGCGGCCGAGGCCGAGCACTTCCGGAAGATGGCCCGCCGGGACCACTACGCGCCGGTCCGCGAGTCGATCGAGCTCGCGCTCGCGCTACCGTTCCACTCCGTGAAGGTGAACGCCGTCGTCATCCGCGGGTTCAACGACGACCAGATCCTTCCGCTCGCGGCCCTCACGAAGGACAAGAAGCTCGGCGTGCGCTACATCGAGTTCATGCCGTTCGGCGACAACACCTGGAACGAGAGCGACTGGATCGGCTGGCGCGAGGTGTGGGACCGGCTCGCCGCCGCGGGTTTCGTCCTGACGCCCATCGAGAAGACGCTCGTCGCGGGTCCCGCGGACGAATATTCCGTGACGTCTCCCGCCGGGAGCCACACAGGCTCGATCGGGTTCATCACACCGGTCTCCGACCGTTTCTGCGACACCTGCAACCGCATGCGCCTCACGCAGGACGGATTCCTGAAGGGCTGTCTCTTCGGCCACGCGGACGTCGACATCCTGAAGCCGATGCGCGCGGGCGCGAACGACGAGGAGATCGCGGCGCTGATCCAGCGCGCCGCGACCGTCAAGGAAGAGCGGCATCCGATGTTCGTGGGAATGGACAAGGCGATGCTTCCGCTCCACGCGCGGAACATGAGCGAGATCGGCGGCTGA